GACAAGTATGGCGCCGGCATCCTGCCGAAGGAGATCGCGACGACCGACCTCGCCCTGATCGCGGGGGTGTCGATCTTCGCGCTGATCCTTCTCTGGGCGGTCTGGTCCCACCTCCGGACGCGCAAGCGCCCCGAGGTGCTCCACCTCGCCGACGCGCGCTGGGAGAAGCCGGGGAGCAAGGCGGCCTGACGCTTCGACCGATCGAGGCGCCCACCCCGCCGGAGGCTGATCTATAATGCGGCCGATCGTCACGAACGGCCGCAAAGCTCGGCTCTGAGCTTCCCGGAGGCACGAAAAACCCCATGGCGTCGACCTCGTTCTGGGCGCGACGTGTGCATTCGCTGACAGGCGTCGTCCCCATCGGCGCCTTCCTCCTCGAGCACTTCTACTCGAACTCGTGGGCCGCGCAGGGACGCGACGCCTACAACGGCTACGTCGAGAAGCTCACGTCGCTCCCGTACGTCCTCTTCATGGAGATCTTCCTCATCGGCCTGCCGATCGCGTTCCACGCGATCTACGGCCTCTGGATCGCGTACCAGGGGCAGTTCAACGTCGCCTCGTACCCGCACGGCCGGAACTGGATGTACGCGCTCCAGCGCGCGACGGGGATCGTCCTCGTCGCCTACATCGGCGTGCACGTGTGGGAGACGCGCATCGCGGCCGCCTTCAACCCCGCGATCAAGCACGACCTCTTCAGCCACATGCACGACATCTTCCAGTCGCCCGCCTACGTCGTCTTCTACGTCGTCGGGGTCGCGTGCGCGTCCTTCCACTTCGCCAACGGCCTCTGGACGTTCCTCATCGTCTGGGGGATCACGGTCGGCCCGCGCGGCCAGCGCCTCGCCTCGTACGCGTGCGCGGCCCTGGGCGTGGTCCTCTTCGCGATGGGGGTCAACTCGATCTTCGGATTCCTTGCCCAGGGCACGGGGGTGGCGTGAGCATGGCGAAGCCGGCGTTCATCGTCGTGGGCGGAGGCCTCGCGGGGCTGATGACGACGATCCGCCTCGCCGAGGCGGGGCACAAGGTCGATCTCCTCTCGTTCGTCCCCGTGAAGCGATCCCACTCCGTCTGCGCGCAGGGGGGGATCAACGGCGCGGTGAACGTGAAGGGGGAGGGGGACTCCCCGTGGGAGCACTTCGACGACAGCGTCTACGGCGGCGACTTCCTCGCGAACCAGCCCCCCGTGAAGAAGATGTGCGATGCGGCGCCGGGGATCATCTACCTCCTCGATCGCATGGGCGTCATGTTCAACCGCACGGCCGAAGGGCTGCTCGACTTCCGCCGCTTCGGCGGCACGAAGCACCACCGCACCGCCTTCGCCGGCGCGACGACCGGGCAGCAGATGCTCTACTCCCTCGACGAGCAGGTGCGGCGCTACGAGGTGGACGGCCTCGTGAAGAAGTACGAGTTCTGGGAGTTCCTCGCCGCCGTCATCGACGACAAGGGAGTCTGCCGCGGCTGCATCGCCCTCAACCAGATCGACATGAAGGTCCACGCGCTGCGCGCCGACGCCGTGATGCTCGCGACGGGCGGCCCGGGCGTCATCTTCGGGCGGGGCACCAACTCGACGACCTGCACCGGCACGGCCGCCTCGGCCGCCTACCAGCAGGGAGTCCACTACGCGAACGGCGAGTTCATCCAGGTCCATCCGACGGCGATCCCCGGCACCGACAAGCTGCGCCTCATGTCGGAATCCGCTCGTGGCGAGGGCGGGCGCATCTGGGTCCCGAAGGACGTCAAGGACAAGCGCTCCGCGAAGTCGATCCCGGAGTCCGAGCGCTGGTACTTCCTCGAGGACATGTACCCGGCGTACGGGAACCTCGTCCCACGCGACATCGCGAGCCGCGCGATCTACAAGGTCTGCCGCGACATGGGGATGGGAATCGGCGGCTCCGACATGGTCTACCTCGACGTGACGCACATCCCGAGGAAGGAGCTCGACCGCAAGCTCGGGGGCATCCTCGAGATCTACGAGAAGTTCGTCGGCGACGACCCGCACGACGAGCCGATGAAGATCTTCCCCGCGTACCATTACTCGATGGGGGGGATCTGGATCGACTTCGACCACATGACGAACGTGCCGGGCCTCTTCGCGGCCGGCGAGTGCGAGTACCAGTACCACGGCGCGAACCGCCTCGGCGCGAACTCGCTCCTCTCGTGCATCATCGGCGGGGAGGTCGCCGCGGCGGCGATGGCGAAGTTCGCGAACGGCCTCGAGAAGCGCAGCGAGGCGGTCGGCGCCGGAGCCTTCGACGCGGAGAAGAAGCGCCAGGAGGAGATCTACACGCGGCTCCGCGGGATGTCCGGGAGCGAAAACCCCTTCGTCCTCGGCGAGGAGCTGGCGGCGACGATGCGGAACAACGTCTCGATCGTCCGCGAGAACGACAAGCTGAAAGCGACCGACGCGAAGATCCTCGAGCTGAAGGAGCGCTTCGGCAAGCTCGGCATCCCCGACAAGGGGCAGTGGATGAACCAGTCGCTCATCTACATGAAGCAGCTCTTCAACATGCTCGAGCTCGCGCGCGTCATCGCCCTCGGCGCCCTCGCGCGCGACGAGAGCCGCGGCGCGCACTACAAGCCGGCCTTCCCCGATCGCGACGATCCGAAGTGGCTGAAGACGACGAAGGCGGCGTGGTCGGCCGGCGGCCCGGTCTTCTCGTACGAGCCGGTCGACATCTCGCTCCTCCCGCTGCGCGTCCGGAAGTACGACGTCGACAAAAAGGCGGCGGGGCCGGCGGCGACCGGCGCGGCGAAGGGGTGAGTTGATGTCCGATGCGAGCGTGAGGGTCCGGATCAAGCGGCAGGAGTCGCCTCAGATCGCGCCGCGGTGGGAGGAGTTCGACGTCCCCCGCCAGCCGATGATGAACGTCATCACGCTCCTTCTCGAGATCCAGAAACGGCCGAAGACCGCCGCCGGGGAGCCGACCTCGCCGGTCGCGTGGGACTCGCATTGTCTCGAGGAAGTGTGCGGCGCGTGCACGATGGTCATCAACGGGAAGGTGAGGCAGGCCTGCTCGGCGCTGGTCCACAAGCTCACAGAGCCGATCACCATCCAGCCGATGACGAAGTTCCCGCTGGTGCGCGACCTCGTCGTGGATCGGAGCCGGATGTTCGAGGATTTGAAGCGCATCCGCGGCTGGGTGCCGATCCAGGGGACGTACGATCTCGGGCCGGGCCCGAGGATGAGCCCCGTCGATCAGGAGAAAGCTTACGACCTGTCGCGGTGCATGACGTGCGGATGCTGCCTCGAGGTCTGCCCGCAGATCAACGCGCGGTCGGAGTTCATCGGGCCGGCGGCGATCTCGCAGGCGCGCCTCTTCAACGCGCATCCGACGGGGCAGAGCAACGCCGCAGAGAGGCTCGAGGCGCTGATGGGGCCGGGCGGCATCAGCGACTGCGGCAACGCCCAGAACTGCGTCCGCGCCTGTCCCAAGGACATCCCCCTCACGACCTCCATCGGCGAGATGGGGCGCCAGGTGACGGTGCACGCGCTGAAGACGCTTCTCACGGGGAAGTGACGCCGGCGGGGTCGCTGGCCGCGTCATCCCTCCCGCGATATCATCCCCGCTTTCACCAGGAGTCTATGCCGGAACCCTTGCTCGCCCGACCCTTCATCCACGGCCAGAGCCG
This portion of the Acidobacteriota bacterium genome encodes:
- the sdhB gene encoding succinate dehydrogenase iron-sulfur subunit, whose amino-acid sequence is MSDASVRVRIKRQESPQIAPRWEEFDVPRQPMMNVITLLLEIQKRPKTAAGEPTSPVAWDSHCLEEVCGACTMVINGKVRQACSALVHKLTEPITIQPMTKFPLVRDLVVDRSRMFEDLKRIRGWVPIQGTYDLGPGPRMSPVDQEKAYDLSRCMTCGCCLEVCPQINARSEFIGPAAISQARLFNAHPTGQSNAAERLEALMGPGGISDCGNAQNCVRACPKDIPLTTSIGEMGRQVTVHALKTLLTGK
- a CDS encoding succinate dehydrogenase cytochrome b558 subunit, producing the protein MASTSFWARRVHSLTGVVPIGAFLLEHFYSNSWAAQGRDAYNGYVEKLTSLPYVLFMEIFLIGLPIAFHAIYGLWIAYQGQFNVASYPHGRNWMYALQRATGIVLVAYIGVHVWETRIAAAFNPAIKHDLFSHMHDIFQSPAYVVFYVVGVACASFHFANGLWTFLIVWGITVGPRGQRLASYACAALGVVLFAMGVNSIFGFLAQGTGVA
- the sdhA gene encoding succinate dehydrogenase flavoprotein subunit, producing the protein MAKPAFIVVGGGLAGLMTTIRLAEAGHKVDLLSFVPVKRSHSVCAQGGINGAVNVKGEGDSPWEHFDDSVYGGDFLANQPPVKKMCDAAPGIIYLLDRMGVMFNRTAEGLLDFRRFGGTKHHRTAFAGATTGQQMLYSLDEQVRRYEVDGLVKKYEFWEFLAAVIDDKGVCRGCIALNQIDMKVHALRADAVMLATGGPGVIFGRGTNSTTCTGTAASAAYQQGVHYANGEFIQVHPTAIPGTDKLRLMSESARGEGGRIWVPKDVKDKRSAKSIPESERWYFLEDMYPAYGNLVPRDIASRAIYKVCRDMGMGIGGSDMVYLDVTHIPRKELDRKLGGILEIYEKFVGDDPHDEPMKIFPAYHYSMGGIWIDFDHMTNVPGLFAAGECEYQYHGANRLGANSLLSCIIGGEVAAAAMAKFANGLEKRSEAVGAGAFDAEKKRQEEIYTRLRGMSGSENPFVLGEELAATMRNNVSIVRENDKLKATDAKILELKERFGKLGIPDKGQWMNQSLIYMKQLFNMLELARVIALGALARDESRGAHYKPAFPDRDDPKWLKTTKAAWSAGGPVFSYEPVDISLLPLRVRKYDVDKKAAGPAATGAAKG